Proteins from a genomic interval of Heterodontus francisci isolate sHetFra1 chromosome 31, sHetFra1.hap1, whole genome shotgun sequence:
- the LOC137347129 gene encoding zinc finger and BTB domain-containing protein 8B-like has product MEITSYYTKLLGELNEQRKQDFFCDCSIIVEGRIFKAHRNILFANSGYFRALLIHYIHDGGRPSTASLDIVTSEAFSIILDFLYSGKLNLCSKNVIEVMSAASYLQMTDVVSFCKLYIRSSLDICVKDEKDDNCNHVENGNNVAAFGDTVSFCRNQCANPVPSVQQQESSPDNNQSIPWNECNAYHPIDLAQKDQDNLSPEKLPPPSLPKLPEPKVEFDEDEVESVDRFRQFTSSATDQAEERLQSAPAMEIAYENYQMKQFLEVLLRTGNVQRKEDLIQHFSRGGRPEDGGGSFSNMMDVQSDWYGEDAGNGIIVPKKIYKCPFCTYTAKQKGILKRHMRSHTGERPYPCETCGKRFTRLEHLRSHALSVHRSNRPIVCKGCRRTFTSNLQHGARRFGLCDSCTCVMTTNEETSPVNLSQTEQVLENQEKEDKDANWPVYIESSEENESAGDNVDDKQQIQRSLTDGEGFI; this is encoded by the exons ATGGAGATCACGTCATATTACACTAAACTTCTGGGAGAACTAAATGAACAGCGGAAGCAGGACTTCTTCTGTGACTGCAGCATTATTGTGGAGGGAAGGATCTTCAAAGCTCACCGGAATATTCTATTTGCTAACAGTGGCTACTTCAGAGCCTTGCTGATTCACTATATCCATGATGGTGGGCGTCCTAGCACTGCCTCCCTGGACATCGTCACATCTGAGGCCTTTTCCATAATACTGGACTTCCTTTATTCTGGAAAGTTGAACCTTTGCAGTAAGAATGTTATCGAAGTTATGTCAGCAGCTAGTTACCTGCAAATGACTGACGTGGTTAGCTTTTGCAAATTGTACATCAGATCTTCTCTTGACATCTGTGTGAAAGATGAGAAGGATGATAACTGCAATCATGTGGAGAATGGGAATAATGTAGCAGCCTTTGGAGATACTGTGTCTTTTTGTAGGAATCAATGTGCAAACCCTGTTCCATCAGTTCAACAACAGGAATCAAGCCCTGACAATAATCAAAGCATTCCCTGGAATGAGTGTAATGCTTATCATCCCATAGATCTTGCACAGAAAGATCAGGATAACCTTTCTCCAGAGAAACTACCCCCACCGTCGCTACCTAAACTTCCAGAACCTAAAGTTGAGTTTGACGaggatgaagtagaatcagttgacAGGTTCCGGCAGTTTACATCATCTGCCACAGACCAGGCTGAGGAGAGGCTGCAGTCTGCCCCGGCTATGGAGATAGCCTATGAAAATTATCAGATGAAACAGTTCTTAGAGGTTTTATTGAGGACAGGGAACGtccagcggaaggaggatctgataCAGCACTTTTCCAGAGGGGGGCGTCCGGAGGATGGAGGGGGCTCCTTCTCCAATATGATGGATGTACAGAGTGATTGGTATGGGGAGGATGCAG GGAATGGAATAATTGTGCCAAAAAAGATATACAAGTGCCCATTTTGCACCTACACAGCTAAACAGAAAGGAATCCTAAAACGACACATGCGCTCACACACTGGAGAGCGCCCATACCCTTGTGAGACCTGTGGAAAAAGATTCACCAGACTCGAGCATCTCCGAAGCCATGCTTTAAGT GTACACCGTTCGAACCGACCAATTGTCTGCAAAGGATGCAGGAGAACATTTACCAGCAACCTGCAGCATGGTGCAAGGCGGTTTGGCCTCTGCGATAGTTGCACATGTGTGATGACCACCAATGAGGAGACATCACCGGTCAATCTGAGCCAGACTGAGCAGGTTTTGGAGAATCAGGAGAAGGAGGACAAAGATGCCAACTGGCCTGTGTACATAGAatcaagtgaggagaatgagtctgCTGGAGACAATGTGGATGACAAGCAGCAGATTCAGAGAAGCTTGACAGATGGTGAAGGATTTATTTAG